Sequence from the Pseudomonadota bacterium genome:
GTGGGCGCGGGGCTGAGCGGCCTGACCGCGGCGTTCCTGTTTCACCAGCGACACCCCGACGCGCGCATCCTGATCCTCGACAACCACGATGACTTCGGTGGGCACGCCAAGCGCAACGAGTTTGCCGTGCGCGGCGAGCGTCTGATCGGCTACGGCGGCACCCAGACCTTCGAGGAACCCCAGCGCTACCCGCGGGTGGTCAAACGGCTGCTCAAGGACCTTGGCGTGGACATGGGCAAGCTTGGCGATGCCTACGATCAGAACTTCTACCGCCGCCATGGCCTCGCCGGTGCCGTGCTCTTCGGCGAGAAAGACTGGGGCCGGCGTGAGCTCATCAAGTACGACCTGGGGGGATTCTGGAGCTGGCTGCCCCTGGCGCAAGGCGAAACGGCGAAGGCCGCAGTCGAGGCCATGCCCCTTTCACCAGGAGCCAAGGCGCAGATGCTGCGCGTGCTGACCGACCCGACCAACTATCTGGCCGAAATGAGCGATGAGGAGCGCCGCGAGTATCTCTACACCCTCTCCTATGCCGAGTTCCTACGTCGCCACCTGGACGTGAGCGAGCCGGAGGTGTTCCGCGCCCTCGCCGGCCTGACCACGGACTCGACCCTGGACATCGAACAGACCTCGGCGGCGGATGCCTTCACCTACGGCACCCTCCCCGGCGGCGAGGCGGCCGGCGAAGACACGAGCTTCGACTTCGCCGACGACCCCTACATCCACCACTTTCCCGACGGTCTGGCCAGCCTGGCGCGGATCATCGTGCGCCGCCTGATCCCCGCCGTCGCGCCGGGTCATACGATGGAGGATGTGGTCACCGCGCCCTTCGATTACGCGAAGCTCGACATGGTGGAGCATCGCGTTCGCCTTCGCCTCAACAGCACGGCGGTCAACGTCGTCAACGTGGAAGGAGATGCCGGCGCAGCCCCTCACGTGGCGGTTACCTACGTGAGCGCGGGCCAGGCACACCGCGTACATGGTGAGCGCTGCATCCTGGCCTGTAACAACGCCATCATTCCCGCCCTTTGCCCGCAGTTGCCGGCAATGCAACGGACCGCCCTGGCGCAGCGTACGCGTGCCCCCATCATCTACACCAACGTGGCCCTCACCAACTGGCGCGCCTTCGACAAGCTCGGGGTGGGGTGTGTGGCGATGCCGGGCCGCTTCTTCGTCAACGCCATGGTCGACTTCCCGGTCAGCATCGGCGATTACCAATTCTCGCCGACGCCCGACGCACCGGTGGTGGTGCACATGGAGCGCTTCCTGTTCTACCCGGACTCGGATCAATCCTCGCCCGATCTCTACGCCCGCGGTCGCCAGGAGTTGATGACCACGCCCTTCGAGACCTTCGAGCGCGAGGCACGATCGCAGCTGACGGAACTGCTAGGCCCTGGAGGCTTTGACCCGGCGAAGGATATCGCAGGCATCACCGTCAACCGCTGGGCCCATGGCTATGCCTACGGCTACGACTGGCGCCACGATGACTTCTACGACGACTGGGACGATGAGCGCTTCCCACACGTTGCGGGCCGCAAGCCCCTGGGTCGCATCGCCATCGCCAACTCCGATGCGGGCGCCGTCGCCCTGTTCCCCCAGGCTGCCATGCAGGCCTATCGCGCCGTGCGTGAACTCACTTGAGCCCAGCGACGCATCGCCTGGGCAGGAGACGATGACGATGAAAGACCAGAACTGGAGCGCGGCGGCGAAGGACCTCACGATCGAGGCCCGAGCGTTCCTTGGCGGTGACTACCAGGCCTCCCTGTCCGGCGAGACGAGACCGCTCACCCAGCCGGCCAACGGCGCGCCGCTGGCGGACGTGGCCGAGTGTTCGACGGCGGATGTCGATCGCGCCGTCACCATCGCTCGCAAGACCTTCGAGAGTGGCGTTTGGTCGCGCATGGCGCCTCGCCAGCGTAAGGCCGTCATGGTGCGCTGGTCGGAGCTGATGGAGCAGCACGCCGATGAACTTGCCCTGCTCGAAACCCTCGATGCGGGCAAACCGATCGGCGATACCACCGGCGATGACGTGCCCTCGGCGATTCGGACGATTCGCTGGAGCGGTGAAGTGATCGACAAGTTGTACGATGAGATCTCGCCGTCGCCGGCCGGCACCCTGGCCCTCGTGCAGCGCTTGCCCCTCGGCGTAGTGGCCGCGGTAGTGCCGTTCAATTTCCCCATCTCCACCACGGCCTGGAAGCTCGGTCCGGCACTGGCCACGGGCAACTCGGTGATCGTGAAGCCCTCCGAAAATACGCCCCTCACGGCGATCCGGATCGCCGGGCTCGCCGCCGAAGCCGGCCTCCCGGAGGGCGTTCTCCAGGTGCTGCCGGGCGATGGTCCTACGATCGGCGCGCACCTGGCCCGGCACATGGACGTGGACGGAGTAACCTTCACCGGTTCCACCGCCGTGGGCAAGCGCATCATGCAGGATGCGGCTCAGTCCAATCTCAAGCGGGTGTTTCTCGAACTCGGCGGCAAGAGCCCGAACATCGTGTTCGCCGATGCCGATCTGGACAAGGCCGCCGCCGGCGCCGCCCTGGCCGTGTTCTACAACGGCGGGCAGACCTGCACGGCAGGCACCCGCTTATTCGTCGAGAACGCCGCCCACGACGCCTTCATCGAGAAGGTGCTGGCCCACTGCCAGGCATGGCACCCGGGCGATCCCCTGGACCCGGACACGGCGATGGGGCCGCTGATCAGCCAGAAGCAATTCGACACGGTCTCTCGCTACGTTGCCATCGGCCAGGATGAGGGTGCATCGCTGGTCGCGGGCGGCAGCCGTGCCCATGCGGATTCCGGTGGCTACTACTACGAGCCGACGATCTTCACGGGCGTGCGCAACGACATGCGCATCGCCCGCGAGGAGATCTTCGGGCCGGTGCTCTCGGTGATCGGTTTCGATACTGCTGACGAGGCCATCGCCATGGCCAACGATTCGATCTACGGCCTCGCCGGCGCGGTGTGGACCACGAATATCAACCGCGCGCACAAGGTGGCCGATGCCTTGCGCGTGGGCACGATGACCGTCAACAACTACTTCGGCGGCGACATCACGGTGCCCTTCGGCGGCTTCAAGCAGAGCGGCAACGGCCGCGACAAGTCGATCCACGCCTTCGATGACTACACGGAACTGAAGACCACCTGGTTCGAGTTCGACGACTGAGCCACCACGCGAGGAATATCGCTTGAAGCGTACTGTCACACGTCGGGATTTTCTGAACGGAGTCGCCCTGGGAGTTGGCGCGTCGATGGCGCCGGGGGCACTGACACGGACCTTGGATCCCCACCTCGCGCTCGCGGGCTACCCGCCGGCGAAGTCGGGCCTTCGAGGCTCTCATGCCGGCTCCTTCGAGGTCGCCCACATGCTCCGCGACGGTGGCGCCATTCCCGAGGGTGAGGACACGGGCGAGACCTACGATCTGGTGGTGGTCGGCGGTGGCATCAGCGGCCTCTCGGCAGCCTATTTCTACCGTCAGGCTGCTGGCCGGGATGCCAGGATTCTGGTGCTGGACAATCACGATGACTTCGGCGGTCATGCCAAGCGCAATGAATTCACCGTCGGCGATAAGCAGCTGATCGGCTACGGCGGCACCATGCTGATCGAAGCGCCGGGGGGCTACCCGGCGGTGGCCGCGCGGCTGTTGCGCGAACTCGGTATCGACACGGATCGCTTCCGCGAGGCCTATCACCACGATTTGTTCGATGATCTCGGTTTGTCGTCGGCCATCTTCCTCAATCGCGAGACCTTCGGCCGTGATCACCTCGTCGTCGGGTCTGCCGGTGACGCCAAGGTGTTGGAGCAGGCGCCCCTCACGGGGCCTACGAAGGCAGAGCTGGTACGGCTGTTTGCCGATGAGCGCCACTATCTCCACGATATGGACTCCCGCGCTCAGCTCGCCTACCTGACCGACGTGAGCTATGAGCAGTACTTGCGCGATCGTGCCGGCATCGGCGATCAGGCCCTAGCCGTGATCAAGGATATCTCTCGCGGTGTGTGGGCTATCGGGATCGATGCATTCCCGGCCCGAGAGGCCCTGGTGAGCGGATACCCGGGCTTTGGCGATCTTGGTGAGTCGCTCTTCCCAGCGGAGGAGGGAGGCGCGGAAGACCCTCACCCGTACATCTACCATTTCCCCGACGGCAACGCGACGATCGCACGGATGCTCGTGCGCGACATGATCCCGGCGGCCGCCCCGGGCTCAACGATGGACGACATCGTACTGGCACGCTTCGACTACGGGGCCCTGGATCGCCCGGCGAATCAGGTGCGCGTTCGCCTGAACAGCACCGTCGTGCGCACCCGTCACCTGGACGACGAGCTGAGCAATCCCGTGCGCGTGACCTACGTGGAGGGCGGCAAGGCGCGCTCGGTCACTGCAGGCAAGGTGGTGCTAGCGTGCTATCACGGCATCATTCCGCACCTATGCCCGGAGATGCCGGATCCCCAGCGCAGCGAGCTAGGCCAGGCGGTGCGGGCGCCCCTGGTCTACACCAACGTCGTGCTGCGTAACTGGCAGAGCTTTGCCAACCTGGGGTTCCATCGCGCCCTGTGCTCCGGAAGCTTCTTCCACAACGTGATGCTCGACTGGCCCGTGTCCATCGGTGGCTACGACTACCCGGTGAATCCGCAGGATCCGATGGTGCTA
This genomic interval carries:
- a CDS encoding FAD/NAD(P)-binding protein, with the translated sequence MPKRSPHTPRRPLSDEALGMGADIARRDFINGLSALAGASMLPGAALGAGQASPTGAPAGAAAPYPPTRTGMRGNHDGSFDVAHALARAGAVDFGPVRATGEKYDLVVVGAGLSGLTAAFLFHQRHPDARILILDNHDDFGGHAKRNEFAVRGERLIGYGGTQTFEEPQRYPRVVKRLLKDLGVDMGKLGDAYDQNFYRRHGLAGAVLFGEKDWGRRELIKYDLGGFWSWLPLAQGETAKAAVEAMPLSPGAKAQMLRVLTDPTNYLAEMSDEERREYLYTLSYAEFLRRHLDVSEPEVFRALAGLTTDSTLDIEQTSAADAFTYGTLPGGEAAGEDTSFDFADDPYIHHFPDGLASLARIIVRRLIPAVAPGHTMEDVVTAPFDYAKLDMVEHRVRLRLNSTAVNVVNVEGDAGAAPHVAVTYVSAGQAHRVHGERCILACNNAIIPALCPQLPAMQRTALAQRTRAPIIYTNVALTNWRAFDKLGVGCVAMPGRFFVNAMVDFPVSIGDYQFSPTPDAPVVVHMERFLFYPDSDQSSPDLYARGRQELMTTPFETFEREARSQLTELLGPGGFDPAKDIAGITVNRWAHGYAYGYDWRHDDFYDDWDDERFPHVAGRKPLGRIAIANSDAGAVALFPQAAMQAYRAVRELT
- a CDS encoding aldehyde dehydrogenase, with protein sequence MTMKDQNWSAAAKDLTIEARAFLGGDYQASLSGETRPLTQPANGAPLADVAECSTADVDRAVTIARKTFESGVWSRMAPRQRKAVMVRWSELMEQHADELALLETLDAGKPIGDTTGDDVPSAIRTIRWSGEVIDKLYDEISPSPAGTLALVQRLPLGVVAAVVPFNFPISTTAWKLGPALATGNSVIVKPSENTPLTAIRIAGLAAEAGLPEGVLQVLPGDGPTIGAHLARHMDVDGVTFTGSTAVGKRIMQDAAQSNLKRVFLELGGKSPNIVFADADLDKAAAGAALAVFYNGGQTCTAGTRLFVENAAHDAFIEKVLAHCQAWHPGDPLDPDTAMGPLISQKQFDTVSRYVAIGQDEGASLVAGGSRAHADSGGYYYEPTIFTGVRNDMRIAREEIFGPVLSVIGFDTADEAIAMANDSIYGLAGAVWTTNINRAHKVADALRVGTMTVNNYFGGDITVPFGGFKQSGNGRDKSIHAFDDYTELKTTWFEFDD
- a CDS encoding FAD-dependent oxidoreductase → MAPGALTRTLDPHLALAGYPPAKSGLRGSHAGSFEVAHMLRDGGAIPEGEDTGETYDLVVVGGGISGLSAAYFYRQAAGRDARILVLDNHDDFGGHAKRNEFTVGDKQLIGYGGTMLIEAPGGYPAVAARLLRELGIDTDRFREAYHHDLFDDLGLSSAIFLNRETFGRDHLVVGSAGDAKVLEQAPLTGPTKAELVRLFADERHYLHDMDSRAQLAYLTDVSYEQYLRDRAGIGDQALAVIKDISRGVWAIGIDAFPAREALVSGYPGFGDLGESLFPAEEGGAEDPHPYIYHFPDGNATIARMLVRDMIPAAAPGSTMDDIVLARFDYGALDRPANQVRVRLNSTVVRTRHLDDELSNPVRVTYVEGGKARSVTAGKVVLACYHGIIPHLCPEMPDPQRSELGQAVRAPLVYTNVVLRNWQSFANLGFHRALCSGSFFHNVMLDWPVSIGGYDYPVNPQDPMVLHLNHVPGQPGPSAREQFRAGQRSLLTTSFDTFEGHVRDQLTRMLGPGGFEADRDIAGITVNRWPHGYAYAHDPKTDRIAFEPDLWPPEERYWERNRKAFGNIAIAASDAASNAMSEAAIEQAHRAVSELGS